One part of the Dermacentor silvarum isolate Dsil-2018 chromosome 6, BIME_Dsil_1.4, whole genome shotgun sequence genome encodes these proteins:
- the LOC125946280 gene encoding uncharacterized protein LOC125946280: MAESTTGATGMSAEEARERQLRVIAALNCMRARHRNDERQLNLELEAQEAISREYEERLCANSFTIAAIVAASSPINRERWAFHRNERWFEKTLPHLGEANFRQSFRMTPATFRYLVDSLRGELERQDTNMRLAVAVDKRVAIGLYRLRSTAEDATIAHLFGVGRSTVNVAYREFFAAVIKVLEPRWLRMVRREEMPEHIRKFYAVSGFPQAIGALDGCHIAISPPAEHATDYYNYKGW; this comes from the coding sequence ATGGCGGAAAGCACGACGGGCGCTACCGGTATGTCTGCTGAAGAAGCACGAGAACGACAGTTACGTGTAATCGCTGCTCTGAATTGCATGCGGGCCAGACATCGCAACGACGAAAGGCAGCTGAACCTCGAGTTGGAAGCGCAAGAAGCGATTTCGAGGGAGTACGAAGAGCGGCTGTGCGCGAACTCATTCACAATAGCTGCCATTGTGGCTGCCTCATCTCCCATAAACCGGGAGCGATGGGCTTTTCACCGCAACGAGAGGTGGTTTGAAAAGACGCTACCACACTTGGGCGAGGCGAACTTCAGGCAGTCGTTCCGCATGACACCTGCCACGTTCAGATACCTTGTGGACTCGCTGCGGGGTGAACTGGAACGCCAGGACACGAATATGCGGCTGGCTGTGGCTGTGGACAAACGGGTCGCCATCGGACTGTACCGGCTTCGCTCGACAGCAGAAGACGCTACCATCGCGCACCTGTTTGGCGTCGGGCGTTCGACGGTAAACGTCGCCTATCGAGAATTCTTTGCGGCGGTCATCAAGGTGCTGGAGCCTCGCTGGCTTCGCATGGTCCGTCGCGAAGAAATGCCAGAGCATATCCGGAAGTTCTACGCAGTGAGCGGCTTTCCACAAGCCATCGGTGCCTTGGATGGCTGCCATATTGCCATATCGCCACCAGCGGAGCACGCCACCGACTATTACAACTACAAAGGGTGGTAA
- the LOC125946281 gene encoding uncharacterized protein LOC125946281 codes for MTANQEDCDMGMRSRAQWSEGETHTLIRVWQDHLGDLRRTKRNAKVYAAIQEELRAEGIDKPLKTLKSKIENLGNKYRDLCKKRCTGQGAISWKYFWELHEFLAALPVNDKSLTDDIGCSSATVEDLVHEMVHGTDSHCEDAVLDQDVTSRPPSPHTSEHGDDAVVPTAEPDVSASPAAFGIGRRMPLARPANF; via the exons ATGACAGCAAACCAAGAAGACTGCGATATGGGCATGAGGAGCCGCGCGCAGTGGTCCGAAGGGGAAACCCACACACTCATAAGAGTGTGGCAGGACCACCTGGGAGATCTGCGGCGTACGAAGAGAAACGCGAAAGTGTACGCAGCCATTCAAGAGGAGCTGCGCGCGGAAGGCATAGACAAACCCCTAAAGACTCTAAAGTCGAAGATAGAGAACTTGGGCAACAAATACAG AGACCTGTGCAAGAAGAGGTGTACAGGACAGGGTGCCATCTCCTGGAAGTATTTTTGGGAGCTGCACGAGTTCCTTGCTGCACTCCCAGTGAATGACAAGTCACTGACGGATGACATTGGCTGCAGCAGTGCAACTGTTGAAGAC CTCGTTCACGAGATGGTGCATGGCACAGATTCCCACTGTGAAGACGCTGTGCTGGACCAAGATGTCACTAGCCGTCCACCATCGCCACACACATCGGAACACGGCGACGACGCTGTTGTTCCGACAGCCGAACCAGATGTGTCGGCTTCGCCAGCTGCCTTTGGCATTGGCAGGAGAATGCCA CTTGCCCGTCCTGCAAACTTTTAG